In the Corynebacterium anserum genome, TTGCATGCATCTTTGTCGTGACAATTCCGTTTGGTTTGGCCTCATTCCGCATCGCGAATTTTGTACTCTGGCCTTTTGGTCGAGAAGTTGCTGAGACCAAGCGAGTCGGGGGTATATCCACCGTCGCTAACATCATCTGGTTTATCATCGCGGGTCTGTGGTTAGCCATCGGACACATCGCCACTGCAGCGGCGCAAGCTGTCACTATCATCGGAATCCCCCTGGCATGGGCAAATCTTAAGCTCATCCCTGTGACTTGCTTCCCATTCGGCAAGAAGATTGTCAACTCGTCTGCCGAACGTTCCCGCCTGCTCCCCACCGCACGTTAAAGGTTTGTGTGTGCATTCTTCTGAAGCAGCGTTCACACTTTTCGACGCCAGCCCTCCCCTCGACTGCGAAAGCATGTTCGGCACCTGGAGAGGACGTAGCTTCCCAACAGGCCATATTATTGACGGCGTGTTAGAAGCAACGGGGTGGTACGGAAAACGCTTCGAAGGCATTAATGATGTCCACCCTCTTGTCTTTGGCAGCGCTGGACAGCTCTACAACGTGAACCCAAGACTCTTGCCGATGAACCAGGCGGAGCGCCTTAGTACGGTTATCAAGAAGCCAATGGTTGCAACGATCAGCAAACTGCTCCTTCATTGTGTGACAACGTCGAAGCCAAAAGCTCGTCTCCGTATGGTTGACTACCGTGGTAAATGTACGGCGACTATGCTGTACGACGATCTTCCTATTGTGGATCATTTCCGTCAGCTTGACGAAAATACTGTCCTGGGTGT is a window encoding:
- a CDS encoding DUF4334 domain-containing protein; its protein translation is MHSSEAAFTLFDASPPLDCESMFGTWRGRSFPTGHIIDGVLEATGWYGKRFEGINDVHPLVFGSAGQLYNVNPRLLPMNQAERLSTVIKKPMVATISKLLLHCVTTSKPKARLRMVDYRGKCTATMLYDDLPIVDHFRQLDENTVLGVMDLRGSAPFFFTLERTVL
- a CDS encoding YccF domain-containing protein — its product is MRLILNIIWLLTAGIWLWLSYILAGLIACIFVVTIPFGLASFRIANFVLWPFGREVAETKRVGGISTVANIIWFIIAGLWLAIGHIATAAAQAVTIIGIPLAWANLKLIPVTCFPFGKKIVNSSAERSRLLPTAR